A window of Halomonas sp. H10-9-1 contains these coding sequences:
- a CDS encoding thiazole synthase: MNTHHDAHDDAHDDALVLYGEAFTSRFLLGTALYPSPAVMQEAIEAGECDMITLGLRRQNPAAGDGDTFWEILRESGCRLLPNTAGCRSAREAITLAEMSRELFETPWIKLEVIGDDYNLQPDPFGLLEAARELIDQGFKVLPYCTDDLVLCQRLRDAGCQALMPWGAPIGTGRGLMNRYALRTLREHLDLPLIIDAGLGAPSQAAEAMEMGFDGVLLNTAVAKARRPAAMAAAFARAIEAGRQAYRAGLMERRQTASPSTPTLGQPFWHATP, translated from the coding sequence ATGAACACTCACCACGATGCTCATGACGATGCTCATGACGACGCCCTGGTCCTCTACGGCGAGGCCTTCACCAGCCGCTTCCTGCTCGGCACCGCCCTCTACCCCTCGCCGGCGGTGATGCAGGAGGCGATCGAGGCCGGCGAGTGCGACATGATCACCCTGGGGCTGCGGCGCCAGAACCCCGCCGCGGGCGACGGCGACACCTTCTGGGAGATCCTGCGCGAAAGCGGCTGTCGCCTGCTGCCCAACACCGCGGGCTGCCGCTCCGCCCGCGAGGCGATCACCCTGGCCGAGATGTCGCGCGAACTGTTCGAAACGCCCTGGATCAAGCTCGAGGTGATCGGCGACGACTACAACCTGCAGCCCGACCCCTTCGGCCTGCTGGAGGCCGCTCGCGAACTGATCGACCAGGGCTTCAAGGTGCTGCCCTACTGCACCGACGACCTGGTGCTGTGCCAGCGGCTGCGCGACGCGGGCTGCCAGGCGCTGATGCCCTGGGGAGCACCGATCGGCACCGGCCGCGGGCTGATGAACCGCTATGCGCTGCGCACCCTGCGCGAACACCTCGACCTGCCGCTGATCATCGACGCCGGCCTCGGCGCCCCGTCCCAGGCCGCCGAGGCCATGGAGATGGGCTTCGATGGCGTGCTGCTCAACACCGCCGTGGCCAAGGCGCGGCGTCCGGCGGCGATGGCCGCGGCCTTCGCCCGGGCCATCGAGGCGGGCCGCCAAGCCTATCGCGCCGGCCTGATGGAGCGTCGCCAGACGGCGAGCCCCAGCACGCCGACCCTCGGCCAGCCGTTCTGGCACGCCACGCCCTGA